From one Aerosakkonema funiforme FACHB-1375 genomic stretch:
- a CDS encoding protein kinase domain-containing protein: MNCCLNPSCQQPLNPKGTKFCQSCGAKIEPLLRNRYRVVRPIGQGGFGKTYLAVDEDRLQTSCVIKQFSPQAQGTKSLEKAIALFNQEAVRLHQLGEHPQIPTLLAYFEHDKRLYLVQQFIEGKNLFQELQGQGAFGEDKIREILLDILPILKFIHSRQVIHRDITPTNIIRRSIDGKLVLIDFGIAKQMTESETPQPGTRIGTEGYAPLEQLRNGQVYPASDIYSLGATCIFLMTQTKPDNLYNPLDGRWIWREHLLKKGRVVSDRLSQVLDKMLQDLVSQRYQSADEVLKDLNSPTSQASVSPGISKQPAKVTPPPISKQPTSRPIAPNYSTSRPPLSQPPISKRFTAATPASGLSAVSKSSSKYWRCVKTLVGHSSWVMCVAMGPFKQLVASGSLDDTIKIWNLQTGELRQTLTGHSKGVNALAIDPDGKIIVSCSDDDRVKIWDIQTGKQLHTLTEHNRDVTSIAISPDGQTLISGSEDRTVKVWKLQTGAPVRTLLGPAGMIQSLAIAPNTPIVATGGLDNQIKLWNYATGEFLRTLNGHLNSVHSVAFTPDAKTLVSASKDKTIKLWNVAKGQIIRTLADHSGAVNSVIVTPDGQYIISGSSDKTIKIWNLTTGELLDTIEEHTNPVNSLAISFDGLIMASGSWDNTIKIWQRVG; encoded by the coding sequence ATGAATTGTTGTTTAAATCCCAGCTGCCAGCAGCCCCTAAATCCTAAAGGTACTAAGTTCTGCCAAAGTTGCGGGGCAAAAATAGAGCCTCTGTTGCGAAATCGCTATCGCGTCGTCCGACCGATCGGTCAGGGAGGATTTGGCAAAACCTATCTAGCGGTAGATGAAGATAGGCTGCAAACGAGCTGCGTGATTAAACAATTTTCGCCGCAAGCGCAAGGAACGAAATCGTTAGAAAAAGCGATCGCACTTTTCAATCAAGAAGCAGTGCGACTGCACCAACTGGGAGAACATCCCCAAATTCCCACCCTGCTAGCCTACTTCGAGCATGATAAAAGGCTGTATCTGGTACAGCAATTTATCGAAGGCAAAAATTTATTTCAAGAATTGCAAGGACAAGGAGCGTTTGGGGAAGATAAGATTCGGGAAATATTGCTGGATATTCTGCCAATTCTCAAGTTTATCCACTCTCGTCAAGTAATTCACCGGGATATCACGCCCACGAATATCATTCGCCGCAGCATCGATGGCAAATTAGTGCTGATCGATTTCGGCATCGCCAAGCAAATGACGGAAAGCGAAACACCTCAACCGGGAACGAGAATCGGTACGGAAGGATACGCACCCCTAGAACAGCTGCGAAACGGTCAAGTCTATCCCGCCAGCGACATCTACAGTTTGGGCGCAACCTGCATATTTCTGATGACCCAAACTAAACCGGACAATCTCTACAATCCTCTGGACGGTCGCTGGATATGGAGAGAACATTTGCTCAAAAAAGGAAGGGTAGTAAGCGATCGCTTGAGTCAGGTTTTGGATAAAATGCTGCAAGATTTGGTCAGCCAACGCTACCAATCGGCAGATGAAGTTCTCAAAGACCTTAATTCTCCAACCTCCCAAGCTTCCGTGTCGCCTGGGATCTCCAAACAACCGGCAAAAGTTACACCGCCGCCAATTTCCAAACAACCTACTTCCAGACCGATTGCTCCTAATTATAGTACCTCGCGCCCACCCCTTTCGCAACCGCCCATTTCTAAACGTTTTACTGCGGCGACTCCGGCGTCGGGATTGTCTGCTGTTTCTAAGTCTTCCAGTAAGTATTGGCGATGCGTAAAAACTCTTGTGGGACATTCATCCTGGGTGATGTGCGTGGCGATGGGTCCCTTTAAGCAACTTGTGGCGAGCGGTAGTTTAGACGATACAATTAAAATCTGGAATCTGCAAACTGGTGAATTGCGACAAACACTCACCGGACATAGCAAGGGAGTTAATGCCCTCGCCATCGATCCGGATGGCAAAATTATCGTCAGTTGCAGCGATGACGACAGAGTGAAGATTTGGGATATTCAAACTGGCAAACAGCTGCACACTTTAACGGAACACAATCGGGATGTAACTTCGATCGCCATCAGTCCGGACGGACAAACTCTCATTAGCGGTAGCGAAGACAGGACGGTCAAAGTTTGGAAATTGCAAACAGGCGCACCAGTCCGCACTCTCTTGGGGCCAGCCGGGATGATTCAGTCGCTCGCGATCGCTCCCAATACGCCTATAGTAGCCACAGGTGGCCTTGACAATCAAATCAAGCTGTGGAATTATGCTACGGGTGAATTCCTCCGCACTCTCAACGGACATTTGAACTCAGTACATTCCGTTGCTTTTACCCCGGATGCGAAAACCTTGGTCAGCGCCAGTAAGGACAAAACAATCAAGCTGTGGAATGTGGCGAAAGGACAAATCATTCGCACTCTTGCCGATCATTCAGGGGCTGTTAATTCTGTTATCGTTACTCCCGATGGACAATATATCATTAGCGGTAGTAGCGATAAAACGATCAAAATTTGGAATTTGACTACTGGAGAACTGCTCGATACGATAGAAGAGCATACCAACCCGGTTAACTCTTTGGCAATCAGTTTTGACGGACTGATTATGGCCAGCGGCAGTTGGGATAACACAATCAAAATTTGGCAAAGGGTGGGTTAA
- the csaB gene encoding polysaccharide pyruvyl transferase CsaB, with translation MGKMRAVLCGYYGKGNGGDEALLASLLQMLPSHVTPVVLSGNPKQTRNRYKVESCDRMAPAQIWQALRRADVLIWGGGSLMQDATSAASPFYYGGLMGLAQQLGLKTVAWAQGVGPLQRHLTRAIAQRVFAGCSAVSVRDRASAALLLNWQIPCWLAPDPVWALDAIPVKGLWDLPAPRVAVTLRSHPQLTPARLDSLTRALVNFQKATQTCILLVPFQKSQDLAIAQSIQSQMSDASHIISLEDPRQLKGLFRGVEMAIGMRLHSLIMAAAEECRCFALSYDPKVSQLMAELEMPGWDLDRIPDDPNLICQSWLECYANGDALSPARIQSLVDRSLIHRDLLHQALSEGLGDRG, from the coding sequence ATGGGAAAGATGCGGGCGGTTTTGTGCGGCTACTACGGTAAAGGCAACGGGGGCGACGAAGCCTTATTAGCCTCGCTGCTGCAAATGTTGCCTTCTCACGTAACGCCCGTGGTACTTTCTGGCAACCCAAAACAGACACGGAATCGCTATAAGGTGGAAAGCTGCGATCGCATGGCACCGGCCCAAATTTGGCAAGCTTTACGCCGAGCGGATGTGCTGATTTGGGGCGGAGGCAGTCTCATGCAAGATGCAACCAGCGCCGCCAGCCCGTTTTATTATGGTGGGTTAATGGGATTAGCCCAGCAGCTGGGCTTGAAAACAGTTGCCTGGGCGCAAGGTGTCGGGCCTTTGCAACGCCATCTGACCCGTGCGATCGCCCAGCGTGTGTTTGCCGGTTGCTCGGCAGTGAGCGTGCGCGATCGAGCTTCAGCCGCTTTACTATTAAATTGGCAAATTCCCTGTTGGCTGGCTCCCGATCCAGTATGGGCGCTGGATGCTATACCCGTGAAAGGTCTTTGGGATTTACCTGCACCCAGAGTGGCGGTGACGTTGCGATCGCATCCTCAGCTAACTCCTGCCCGACTCGATAGCTTAACTCGTGCTTTGGTTAACTTTCAAAAGGCAACTCAAACTTGTATTTTGTTAGTGCCGTTTCAGAAATCTCAAGATTTGGCGATCGCTCAATCAATTCAATCGCAAATGTCTGATGCCAGTCATATTATTAGTTTGGAAGATCCCAGGCAATTGAAAGGCTTGTTTCGGGGCGTGGAAATGGCGATCGGGATGCGCTTGCACAGTTTAATTATGGCAGCAGCAGAAGAATGTCGTTGTTTTGCGCTCAGCTACGACCCTAAAGTCAGTCAATTGATGGCCGAATTGGAAATGCCTGGTTGGGATTTAGATCGCATCCCGGATGACCCAAATTTAATTTGTCAAAGTTGGTTGGAATGTTACGCTAATGGCGATGCTTTATCGCCCGCTCGCATTCAATCTTTGGTAGACCGATCGCTGATTCATCGCGATTTGTTACATCAAGCTTTAAGTGAGGGGTTAGGGGATAGGGGTTAG
- a CDS encoding DUF2499 domain-containing protein, translating to MHALSIPTWIIHISSVIEWIAAIWLIWTYGEVSGNRAWWALSIAMLPALISAMCACTWHFFDNPPSFEWLVTMQATMTVVGNFTLLAAGWWIWRSAKGKAQS from the coding sequence GTGCACGCGCTTTCAATACCGACCTGGATTATACATATTTCGAGCGTTATCGAGTGGATAGCGGCTATCTGGTTAATTTGGACTTACGGTGAAGTCAGCGGTAACCGAGCGTGGTGGGCTTTGTCCATCGCCATGCTGCCAGCGTTAATCAGCGCTATGTGTGCCTGTACTTGGCACTTTTTCGATAACCCGCCATCGTTTGAGTGGCTCGTCACCATGCAAGCTACCATGACAGTGGTGGGTAACTTTACCCTTTTAGCGGCGGGTTGGTGGATTTGGCGTTCTGCAAAAGGGAAGGCGCAATCGTGA
- a CDS encoding GNAT family N-acetyltransferase, with the protein MKSRVSIVDYSNEHRPAIRRILEHIGWAEQYITASEYNADVFSQNSEIYGAYLAIHRDIMVGFIYVQFHVWNQLAQIQGLAVDPIYHRQGIATALAERAEAFALIKKARGIYVDTPVLNAKGRSFYEAAGYQAAYIMPRYYEDALDGITYQKFF; encoded by the coding sequence ATGAAAAGTAGAGTTTCAATTGTCGATTACTCAAACGAACATCGTCCGGCAATTCGTAGGATTCTCGAACATATAGGCTGGGCAGAGCAATACATTACTGCCAGCGAATACAACGCTGACGTTTTTTCTCAGAATTCCGAAATCTATGGCGCATACCTTGCTATTCACAGGGATATAATGGTAGGATTCATCTATGTGCAATTCCATGTTTGGAATCAACTCGCTCAAATTCAAGGATTGGCAGTCGATCCAATCTATCACAGACAAGGTATAGCAACAGCATTGGCAGAGAGAGCAGAAGCTTTTGCACTCATCAAAAAGGCACGAGGTATCTATGTTGACACACCAGTTTTAAATGCTAAAGGACGAAGCTTCTATGAAGCCGCTGGTTATCAAGCTGCATACATCATGCCGCGTTATTATGAAGATGCTCTTGATGGAATAACGTATCAAAAGTTTTTTTGA
- a CDS encoding DUF1816 domain-containing protein: MFWWLEIITKDPYCIYYFGPFDSLKEAQEEQPGYIEDLKQEGVGEIYAQIKLSDPVELTICQD, from the coding sequence ATGTTTTGGTGGCTGGAGATTATTACCAAAGATCCATACTGTATCTACTATTTTGGGCCTTTCGATAGTTTAAAAGAAGCTCAAGAAGAACAGCCAGGTTACATAGAAGACTTGAAACAGGAGGGCGTAGGAGAAATTTATGCCCAAATTAAATTATCCGATCCAGTAGAATTAACTATTTGCCAGGATTGA
- a CDS encoding DUF3593 domain-containing protein, with translation MSKDALFALSLFPYLGFLWFITRSGKMPRLALIGFYMTLVFVGVTIPAGIYAKIAYEKSLANVDWLHGGAEFFLTLSNILVVLGFRQAVIESKRSPKQNI, from the coding sequence ATTTCCAAAGATGCCCTGTTTGCCCTATCTCTGTTTCCTTACTTGGGTTTCTTGTGGTTCATCACTCGTTCCGGAAAAATGCCGCGTTTAGCCTTGATCGGTTTTTACATGACGTTGGTGTTTGTGGGGGTCACCATACCGGCTGGGATTTACGCCAAAATAGCGTATGAAAAGTCTTTAGCCAATGTGGATTGGCTGCACGGGGGCGCAGAATTTTTCTTGACGCTCTCAAATATTCTGGTTGTGCTAGGCTTCAGACAGGCGGTAATCGAGAGCAAGCGATCGCCCAAACAGAATATTTAG